Proteins found in one Salinimonas lutimaris genomic segment:
- the hemH gene encoding ferrochelatase → MKFKGNSQFSHAQQDKLGVLITNLGTPESPTATALKPYLKQFLSDPRVVEVPRAIWWFILNGVILNFRPKRSAEAYASVWTEQGSPLLAITKNQHSALAQRCRQAYGDEVVIEYAMRYGNPSIESAIDKLIDQGARKLVVLPLYPQYCASTTASTFDALSADFTRRRWIPELRFITQYHDNPAYIDALANKVKAHWETHGRADKLLMSYHGIPKRYLLNGDPYHCQCYKTTRLLAERLGLQENEYMTTFQSRFGREEWLTPYTDETMKALPGQGVSSVQVVCPGFSADCLETIEEIGEENKEYFMEAGGKRYEYIDALNSDDEHMDMLFDLIKQNLQGWQLDKDPQSRQARAQALGAN, encoded by the coding sequence ATGAAGTTTAAGGGCAATTCTCAGTTTTCGCATGCACAGCAGGACAAACTGGGTGTACTGATCACCAACTTAGGGACACCGGAAAGTCCTACTGCGACAGCCCTGAAACCCTATCTGAAGCAATTTTTGTCTGATCCGCGGGTGGTGGAAGTGCCCCGGGCTATCTGGTGGTTTATTCTCAACGGTGTGATTCTGAATTTCAGGCCCAAGCGCTCGGCCGAAGCCTACGCCAGTGTGTGGACCGAGCAGGGCTCTCCATTGCTGGCCATTACCAAAAACCAGCACAGTGCGCTGGCACAGCGGTGCCGGCAAGCTTACGGTGATGAGGTGGTCATTGAATATGCCATGCGCTACGGCAATCCATCGATTGAGTCGGCGATTGATAAGCTCATTGATCAAGGCGCCAGAAAGCTGGTTGTGCTGCCGCTTTACCCTCAGTACTGTGCTTCTACCACCGCCTCCACCTTTGATGCCCTGTCAGCGGACTTTACCCGACGGCGCTGGATCCCGGAGCTGCGTTTTATTACTCAGTATCATGATAATCCGGCTTATATTGATGCGCTGGCCAATAAAGTGAAAGCCCACTGGGAAACCCATGGACGAGCCGACAAACTGCTGATGTCCTATCACGGTATTCCCAAGCGTTATCTGCTCAACGGCGACCCGTATCACTGCCAGTGCTATAAAACAACGCGCCTGCTGGCTGAGCGGCTGGGGTTGCAGGAAAATGAGTATATGACAACTTTTCAGTCCCGTTTTGGTCGGGAAGAGTGGTTAACGCCGTATACAGACGAAACAATGAAAGCCCTGCCGGGCCAAGGGGTCTCATCTGTGCAGGTGGTGTGCCCGGGATTTTCTGCTGATTGTCTTGAAACCATTGAAGAAATTGGCGAGGAAAACAAAGAGTATTTTATGGAAGCGGGCGGCAAGCGGTATGAATATATCGATGCGCTGAACAGCGATGATGAACATATGGACATGCTCTTTGACCTAATCAAACAGAATCTACAGGGCTGGCAGCTGGATAAAGATCCGCAAAGCCGGCAAGCCCGTGCCCAGGCTTTGGGCGCAAATTAA
- a CDS encoding DUF4112 domain-containing protein, with protein sequence MTDAGNHDDEQQSAPTIPASLQKAQHLANLLDTSFTLPVVNYRIGLDGIIGLIPVVGDVVTAGIALRIILYAKQMGMPDRLLKKMFRNTALDFLLGLIPIIGSIADFFYKSNRRNVKLMEMWWLHSNEQALKKQVDQSLEQWASQHFIE encoded by the coding sequence ATGACCGATGCAGGAAATCATGATGATGAACAACAGTCTGCCCCGACTATTCCTGCGTCGTTGCAAAAAGCGCAGCATCTGGCCAATCTGCTGGATACCTCTTTTACGCTTCCCGTAGTCAATTACCGGATTGGTCTTGATGGCATCATTGGTCTGATTCCTGTAGTCGGCGATGTGGTAACCGCAGGCATCGCGCTGCGTATTATCTTATATGCAAAGCAAATGGGGATGCCGGATCGCCTGCTCAAAAAAATGTTTCGCAATACTGCGCTGGACTTTCTGCTCGGACTTATTCCGATAATCGGCAGTATTGCCGACTTCTTTTACAAATCTAACCGCCGTAACGTCAAGCTGATGGAAATGTGGTGGCTGCACAGCAATGAACAGGCCCTGAAAAAACAGGTCGATCAAAGCCTGGAGCAGTGGGCATCGCAGCACTTCATTGAGTAA
- a CDS encoding acetolactate synthase large subunit, with protein sequence MKASDLFVKALEAEGVEYIFGIPGEENLDLLESIRSSSIKLVLTRHEQGAGFMAATYGRLTGKVGVCLSTLGPGATNLVTPAAYAQLGAMPMLMITGQKPIKTSKQGRFQVIDVVDMLRPVTKYTTQVVSGERIPSAIREAFRIAHEERPGAVHIELPEDIAAEQTTTPLLKPSLSRRPIAEYKAINRAVEMIEQATSPLLLIGAGANRKLTAKMLREFVDKTGIPFVTTQMGKGVLNESDKLFAGNTALSDGDFVHRAIDRADLIINVGHDVVEKPPFFMHHDEQKQVIHVNFDSAAVDPVYFPQLEVVGDIANSIWQIKEKVSPQSDWKLDFYKDVHEAYVQHRGEAEDDDRFPVLPERFVRDVRKVMPEDGIVTLDNGVYKIWFARNYAAYSPNTLLLDNALASMGAGLPSAIGAKLVHPDVPVMAVCGDGGFMMNSQEIETAVRLKLDLVVVILRDDAYGMIKWKQAHMQLDEFGLDYGNPDFVKYAESYGAHGWRIEQTSDVAGIIEHCLKTPGVHVIDCPVDYSLNDETLNRTIKKLSQNL encoded by the coding sequence ATGAAAGCCTCTGATCTTTTCGTCAAAGCGCTGGAAGCTGAAGGTGTGGAATATATCTTTGGTATCCCAGGTGAAGAAAATCTCGATCTTCTTGAATCTATTCGTTCTTCCTCTATCAAACTGGTGTTGACCCGCCACGAACAGGGCGCAGGTTTTATGGCCGCGACCTACGGGCGCCTGACCGGCAAAGTTGGTGTGTGTTTATCGACTCTGGGACCGGGAGCAACCAATCTGGTTACCCCTGCCGCTTACGCACAGCTTGGCGCCATGCCCATGCTGATGATTACCGGACAAAAGCCGATCAAAACCTCTAAACAGGGACGGTTTCAGGTGATTGACGTGGTGGACATGCTGCGCCCGGTTACCAAATATACCACGCAGGTTGTCAGCGGCGAGCGTATTCCCTCAGCGATTCGCGAAGCATTCAGGATTGCCCATGAAGAGCGCCCTGGCGCAGTGCATATTGAATTACCTGAAGATATTGCAGCTGAGCAAACTACCACGCCGCTGTTAAAGCCAAGCCTGTCCCGACGTCCGATTGCGGAGTACAAAGCGATTAACCGGGCCGTTGAGATGATTGAACAGGCCACCTCGCCACTATTACTTATCGGGGCAGGGGCCAATCGCAAGCTGACCGCTAAAATGCTACGTGAGTTTGTCGATAAAACCGGGATTCCCTTTGTGACCACCCAAATGGGTAAGGGCGTCTTAAATGAAAGTGATAAGTTATTTGCCGGCAACACGGCATTGTCTGACGGCGATTTTGTCCACCGGGCGATAGACCGGGCAGATCTTATTATCAATGTGGGCCATGATGTGGTGGAAAAGCCCCCGTTCTTTATGCATCACGATGAGCAAAAACAGGTAATTCATGTCAATTTTGACTCAGCCGCGGTAGATCCGGTTTATTTCCCTCAGCTTGAAGTGGTCGGTGATATAGCCAACAGCATCTGGCAGATAAAGGAAAAAGTCAGTCCGCAGTCTGACTGGAAGCTGGATTTTTACAAAGATGTGCACGAAGCCTATGTGCAGCATCGTGGGGAAGCCGAAGATGATGACCGGTTTCCGGTACTGCCCGAGCGGTTTGTACGTGATGTGCGTAAAGTGATGCCAGAAGATGGCATTGTGACGCTGGATAATGGTGTATACAAAATCTGGTTTGCCCGAAACTATGCCGCTTACAGTCCTAATACTTTACTGCTGGATAATGCTCTGGCAAGTATGGGCGCAGGCCTGCCTTCTGCCATCGGTGCCAAGCTGGTGCATCCCGATGTGCCCGTGATGGCCGTATGCGGGGACGGCGGCTTTATGATGAACAGCCAGGAAATTGAAACAGCGGTTCGCCTGAAACTGGATCTGGTCGTGGTGATTCTGCGCGATGATGCCTATGGCATGATCAAATGGAAGCAAGCACATATGCAGTTGGATGAATTCGGCCTGGATTATGGCAACCCTGATTTTGTGAAATATGCCGAAAGCTATGGTGCACATGGCTGGCGTATTGAGCAAACCAGCGATGTGGCCGGCATCATTGAACACTGTCTGAAAACCCCCGGTGTGCATGTTATTGACTGCCCGGTGGACTACAGCCTGAACGATGAAACACTTAACAGAACGATTAAAAAATTAAGCCAAAATCTGTAA
- a CDS encoding aldehyde dehydrogenase family protein: MLNESYPYYLANEAVFANQDLEVTNKYTGKVATKVAKAGADVIDQAIAAAEKAQPAMTALTPFERKAVLDHCIKRFEERADELAQALCIEAGKPIKDARGEVTRLIDTFRIASEESVRINGEVVNLEISERARGYQGMTKKVPIGPCSFISPFNFPLNLTAHKVAPAIAAGCTFVLKPASRTPIGALIIGEVLAETDLPKGAFSILPCSRDGADLFTTDERLKLLSFTGSPDVGWELKAKAGKKPVVLELGGNAACVVDEDADIDDAINRIIVGAYYQSGQSCISVQRLLVHESLYDKFKEKYVSRVADLISGDPSDEDTFIGPMIAESEAERLENWINAAKEQGASVLCGGKRNGPMLEATVLENVPEDCDVSAEEAFGPVSVLYKFSTYDEALAEVNNSRYGLQAGIFTRDIYKIQQAWDELEVGGVIIGDVPSWRVDNMPYGGIKDSGLGREGIRYAIEDMTETRLLVIRRPQ; this comes from the coding sequence ATGTTGAATGAGAGCTATCCCTACTATCTGGCCAACGAAGCCGTTTTTGCGAATCAGGATTTAGAAGTAACTAATAAATATACGGGTAAAGTGGCGACCAAAGTGGCTAAGGCCGGCGCCGATGTGATTGACCAGGCCATCGCTGCGGCCGAAAAAGCACAACCTGCGATGACCGCGTTAACCCCTTTTGAACGTAAAGCTGTGCTGGATCACTGTATCAAGCGTTTTGAAGAACGTGCAGATGAGCTGGCCCAGGCGCTGTGTATCGAGGCGGGAAAGCCCATTAAAGACGCCCGGGGTGAAGTCACCCGGCTTATTGATACTTTTCGTATAGCCTCGGAAGAGAGCGTGCGGATTAACGGTGAAGTGGTCAATTTGGAAATCTCCGAGCGAGCCAGAGGCTATCAGGGCATGACCAAAAAAGTTCCGATTGGTCCCTGTTCATTTATCTCGCCGTTTAATTTTCCGCTGAATCTGACTGCGCACAAGGTCGCCCCGGCTATTGCGGCCGGGTGTACCTTTGTGCTCAAACCGGCTTCGCGTACGCCCATTGGTGCGCTGATTATCGGTGAGGTACTGGCAGAAACCGACCTGCCTAAAGGCGCGTTTTCCATTCTACCCTGTAGCCGCGATGGTGCCGATCTGTTTACCACGGATGAGCGTCTTAAATTGCTCAGCTTTACCGGCTCGCCGGATGTGGGCTGGGAGCTTAAAGCCAAAGCCGGTAAAAAACCGGTGGTACTTGAATTAGGTGGCAACGCAGCCTGTGTGGTGGATGAAGATGCAGATATTGATGATGCAATCAATCGCATTATTGTTGGTGCGTATTACCAGTCAGGACAAAGCTGCATCAGTGTGCAGCGGCTACTGGTGCATGAATCTTTGTACGATAAGTTTAAGGAAAAATACGTCAGCCGGGTGGCGGATCTCATCTCGGGCGACCCCAGCGATGAAGATACATTCATCGGACCGATGATTGCCGAGTCTGAAGCAGAACGCCTGGAAAACTGGATAAATGCAGCAAAAGAGCAGGGCGCAAGTGTGCTGTGTGGCGGTAAACGAAATGGCCCGATGCTTGAGGCTACCGTGCTTGAGAATGTACCTGAAGATTGCGATGTCAGCGCTGAGGAAGCTTTTGGTCCGGTCTCGGTTCTATATAAATTCAGTACCTATGATGAGGCCCTGGCTGAGGTGAATAATAGCCGGTATGGACTGCAGGCGGGTATTTTCACCCGTGACATTTACAAAATTCAGCAAGCCTGGGATGAGCTGGAAGTTGGTGGGGTTATCATTGGGGATGTGCCCAGCTGGCGGGTAGACAATATGCCGTATGGCGGGATTAAAGACTCCGGTCTTGGCCGTGAGGGGATTCGATATGCCATTGAAGATATGACTGAAACCCGCTTGCTGGTGATCCGACGCCCTCAGTAG
- a CDS encoding DUF2237 family protein, protein MANAKNVYGKALQLCCGNTGFTREGFCYVPVSDKGNHSVCAIMDDTFLVLSARKGNDLITPRPELQFPGLKAGDRWCLCANRWLEAQRIGVAPKVNLSATNIRALDVVPLSLLEQYAVTSA, encoded by the coding sequence ATGGCAAACGCAAAAAATGTCTATGGAAAAGCACTACAGTTATGTTGTGGAAATACCGGCTTCACACGGGAAGGGTTTTGTTATGTACCTGTGTCGGACAAGGGAAATCACAGCGTGTGCGCCATTATGGATGACACTTTCTTAGTCTTGTCGGCCCGTAAGGGAAATGACCTCATCACCCCACGACCTGAATTACAGTTTCCTGGTTTAAAAGCCGGCGACCGCTGGTGCTTGTGCGCTAATCGCTGGCTGGAAGCGCAACGCATAGGTGTTGCACCCAAAGTGAATCTGAGTGCAACCAATATCAGGGCGCTGGATGTGGTACCGCTCTCCCTGCTGGAACAGTACGCGGTAACCAGCGCCTGA